The DNA region CCTCAGCCGCGGATGCTGACACTTGCTCATGCCAAAGAGGCCTCACGTCCTCAGCAGGGGATTGTCAGATCTTCTGGAATATGGATAAACACAGACGCTTGCCAGCCACACTGGTGTGCAGCACATGGGTAATAGGCATAATAGGGTCAGGCCTGCATTTAATAAACAATTACCCATCTATAATAGATGAGTTCGGCTCCTAAGGCCCAGCGCCTGGCCTGGGTCGAGAGAGggaacaggagagagagagagagagggaagatgaatgaataatgCAGACAAGATGCCCATCAGAGCACCCAAACGCAGGGGCCCATGCAGCGCCAATTATCTTCCACTGCTAATGATGATCATCTTGATGCTCTCCCCCAACACTCTCGTCGACTCCGCCACCCTGCACCCCCATGCCCAAATCTGACATTTACTCAGCTGCCCCTGCACCTCACCAAAGTGTCCCCAACTCGCCAAAACAGAAGCAAGAAGAGTCAGGCTTAAGTAGCAACTTTTTAAATTGATGcgtgtatttttattttggaggaGCGGCAGAGGGGTTTCCTGATGGTGGGGTGGCGAGAGCACAGTGGCCATCGCTCCTCTTTTGAATTACAAATCAATCAGGTACCTCTCTCTGGCAGCTTCCATTCAGTCCAAGGTCACCCAGATTACACAaggttaaagtgtgtgtttgagtgcgtgtgcatgcagAGAGACCTGAGGTGGcatggggtggggtggggggtggggggtggggctGTCGCTAGTTGGATTAGCATACAACTCTGACAGAGCAAGGGAATTAAAGGCAGCACAGAGGTACGATGGCCAAACCAAGTGGTCCCCGCTCTCTGCTGTATTTGAATAGACAGCCTAAGATACGTGAAAACAGAGAGGCAGCGAGGAGAAGCTCTTTGGCCCCCAGGATCACAGGgggaaggggggtggggggtgcgCTAGTTAAGTAGATAGGGCCTCAGTAGACTGCTTCAGTATGGGCTCTGGGAAAAATACACAGCCATTTTGGCTCCCTCAGGGCCAAAGTCTCTGGTAATAATGGAATCAGAGCCATGACCCTCCCAGGACACCGTACCACTATTGGATATTCTATtagtttcctctgcagtgaaAAGAAGTCCGTGCTCAGCTACTTTTCTCACTCAGAATcacatttgttttacttttatgTGGCTTTAACAGTGACTAATCAAATTATTTAAAGTTTCCAGGAAGAGACTTCATTAACAATTGAACAGAGTGCAGTGCTTCTTATGACTACTGTAAAACCTTCCAGTATATAAAGCTATGTGTTGTGAATATCTTCTAATCATATCTAATGTACTTAATGCATGCAAGGATATTGTAAGCTATTAACATATGCACAAAAAAAGCGAGCCCCATAATTGTTCCTTTTTACCATTTAATCCCAGCACTGGAAGATACAGCAGAGATCacattaacatttacatttctgaaTCCTCCACCTCCTTGATACAGCTCCAGCTTTCAGCCCCAGCATCTCATCTGCCTTTACATAATATCAGGCTGTATTAATGCTACATATGGAGCTCCACTGTCTGGTGCTGTGTAGATTTACATTTTCCTAATGatgtgctttcatttttcctccGCTATCCCCCTTGTCCTTCCCTTCACCTCCAGCCCACAGCCCAGGGTGATTTAAAACACATACAACTGTACTGCCGTTTTACTGCAGAATAACACAAAGCGCGGGTTGAGACACCTTTGGTCGCCCCGGCCCCATCTGTTGCACATCTGGAAGTGGTGCGCCGCACCAATAATTGGAAGTCAATTTGTTTGAAGTTATGTATTTGGCATCTGGCTCGATTCATAAAAACTCTGGAAATCGCATTAATTTTATAGCATCTCGAGAAGGCCCaaccactttttcttttttttttttcatctctcttgCGTTCCATCGTTAATGCATGCGGGGCCTTGCTAGTCTAGTGACGTGGGAGTTTGCAGAGCACTGGTCAGGGTGTGGTCCTTAATAAAAGCAGCATGAAGGCTAATGCCCTAAAGACTCATGGGATGAATTGCTACAGTGCACTGGAGAGACAACATTAAACTTAATGCTCGAATTTTGGCGAACTTTTATAATTTTGCCTTTAACTTTGACCTTAATCTCAGatcatttcttatttttcctgAAGGGAAAAACTCATCCAGGGCCTAGTTTGCCACATTTCAAGTCAACGGGCTGACTGATTGAGAAGCAGCATGGTATTGTTTGTCACACAGCTCTGAGTCATGGCTGAAAATAGATATGACACTTGATGTTTGGTGCCTCTCTGCCGGCTGTCATATTGTTATTCCCACTCAAATTTCACCTAATTTGTGCACAAGTCTTGTCACAGTCCAGATCCTGATGAGGGCTTTTAGGTggttatttttttctcccctaGCTTCCTCGTACGTGTGGCAACGAGATGCAATGAGATACAcacctgtgcgtgtgtgtgtagtatgcatatccgtgtgtgtttgtgcttgcgtgtgcacatttgtgtttgcacacaAGCACGTTTGATTACGCTTGTTTGTGAGCGCGAGTGTGTGCGGGcctgtgctggtgctggtgcttgtgtatgtgtgtgtgcatgcagtgcTCCAAAGTGAGTCTCCTCAGCGGGAGGTGATTAAGAGTTGCCAATGGCAGGCTCGACAGGTGAGTGCATTGTAGCACGCTGGCAGCTGTGGCATCTGCACAGGTGACAGcttctcctgctcagtggtGGTGTCAGTGTTGGTGGGTGGCAGGAGGTCTGACAACGTTGTTTTGGTGACAGAACGACTCCGCTGTGAGGTTCACGACATCACTTGCCTTCTTTAGATTTGTCAGTTTATACTGGGAAGTATAGGTAGTACCAGGGACTTAAGCATATACTGCCAAGGGCCTATTCCATATGTGAAAGTACTGTTAACCAACTATGTTTATATGCTAAAAGGCATTTTACTTTATtgcctttttaaaataattcacTACAAATGTGCTCTGTTGTACCACACTCCAGCCTTGGTTTCTTTTCATTAACATGCCGCATGGTGTCATGACAAAACACAGCCcactgctgccacctgctgttggaaatacagcacagcagcagccctTTCATCCCCACAGTGAGGTAATTCTTTGAGGGAGGCCACTTTGCTGTGCATGCAGTAGTAACACAAAAAAAGGAATGGAAAGATTATTTTACAAGGTGTGCAGCTTTTGGGTGATATCATAACTAGCTAGAAATCTGTTTCTTATGAAGGAGATTaggaagaggaaatgagagagcgATGTGTGGGATGTGGGATCACAAACTTTCTCAAATTAGTTTTACATGTTCAGATTCATGCTCCCTTCTTGACATGTGCTGCTAATGTTTCTAACATGACGGCGTTATCGGAGGCCTGCGCTGTTCTCTCAGTCCGCAGTAGACACTTTCGGTTCCTGTGAGTTTCCAAACCGTGGGTTGATGAGCTGTGATATTCCAAATAAAAAGTCGCTTGTTCTGATGTCACCGTTGCCTCATCCGACCACGTTTCCTTTTGAAGCCTGTGCATAACTGGCCTTGAACTTTGTCCATGATAGCCTTTGATATGGAGAGAAATGAATTAATTAGGAAGTTTAATCTGACTTTCTTTTTCTGGCTTGAATGCTTTGTCTCTTGAGGTAGCCTCAAAAGAGTGTTATGTGAATGTGtatctgtattatttttttctttttttatgttctGTCAATACTTTCATTAAGGTAAAGGGTATTATTCTACCCCTGACTTTGGCTTTCATCAATTCCTGCGCTACACTAATTAGATTTGTGCATTTTCCCCAAGTTTGGTAAGAcgagaaaggagaaaaaaaatcattgaaaatcaaaatgtaaattaaGCCTTTTGAAATTTCAGTCATGCTGACTTCTTCTTAGATactcttcatgtttttttagcATAGTGAAAATCTATATTTACCTTCCATAACTGCTTTGGCCAATTACCCATAAACATCACTCACCACTTTGTAGTTCGAGTGACTGTACTCcgaaatgattgattgattcagtCTTGTTTGCGGCCAAAGAGGAGATGCGAGCGAGGGACGTTTCGATTTCATTACAGAGAAACACGCGCCAATAACACTCTGAAACATTAATTCAGGGAGGCTTTGATGAGAGATCCATTTGGGAAGTATTGGTATGTTTTTTAGACTGCTCTGTTTGCTCTATTATTAATGCATGACTTCAAGATGAGCAAACTACATGTAAATGATTTTTGAATGATACAGCTGTAGAAAACAGCAAGTTTGTGCTCATAATGAGGTCAAAGTTTTCGATGACTGTGTTCCAAACAAACTTTCCTCAGCAGTACTTTATTAATGACTTCATGATCGTGTTCCTACAGTATGAAAGGGCGCATCTTCTCATCCTGCTTACCTCAGAGGAAACTTTCTTAGCTCTCCGCTAACAGCTCTGATAGCAACTCCTTATCCCTCGCCATTATCCATCCTCAAGGGCTCATCAGCTCACAGTAGGCTCATCAGAATTATTACTCCTCCTCTACTTGTCTTTATTATCcaatttccctcctctctcctcctttctgccACTCATTGCCAATCAGCCACCTTGTACGCCAGCCCTTCACCTTCCCTTATGAAACTTTTCAGGCTTTATTCACTCTTTTAGCCCTGTGGTCATCCAGCAAGAGCGTTTTGCACTCATTTTACCGCTGGTCACTTTGTATCATGCTTCGACCGTTGTGTTGAGCTGATGTGTGCAGACCAGCGCGATGAGCGAGAGATTTGATGTCAGATATTGCTGTTTTTTGCTCAATTACTAAACTAAATTATGATCAATTCTGATCTTTTGTCAAAGATTGTGGGTAATGCACGTAGGTCTGTCACTGAAAGACTCATTtctaaaggaccagtgtgtgggatttagtggcacccagtggtgaggttgcagattgcaaccaaatGAATGCCCCTCACCTCACCCACCCTTTCCAAGCGTGATAGCATGAATGTTTTGCGTAACACAAAGGGCCCTCtttagagtcagtgtttggtttgtcctttctgggctactgtagaaacatggcggtgcagtTAGACACTGGTCCTTCAATGAAGTTAATGTAGAACTGTAGTAAaggttattttttttgtattgtctGAGGGTGTTTGGATGTAGACGTCGAGCGAATGTCTTCTGTGAGACGACAACAAGAAGCCAAAATCAGGTATATCAAAAAAAAGGGGGTTTATTATATTTTTCCCACCCCGACTAAGAATAAAAAAGGTAACATGTTAGATAATATATATCTTTTTTATGAATACATGGATtaaaacatatataaatacatgaacACTTATTTAACAATAACACATAAAAGACACAGACAAGACCAAAGACGTGTTAGGCATTGCGGTGAGTACATCAGTTACATGTTCATATCTTTTTTTAAGACCAAACTGGGAGATCGCATAAGGCACTTCACACGATAACAATCCTGACTGCAGCCATTAAAAAATCCTTTTGTGAAGCTGTAGTATTTTCATGATAAAAGGACCATTTTGGCAGGTTTTCAGTGATTATTTTGCATATGTTACAGTGTCCAGCTACCACAGTGTTAActcacaaaaaaacatttacattatgTACTtgaagtctgataaatgtctcccttttttcttgtgagtctgtttctgctctgtctggGAGGCAGAGAAGCTTTTTGATTGTCTATAGTTAAaaagagcaggtggaggagcagggggTCCTTGAGCTGTTCCTGGTCCTCCTGACTTTGGAGTTTTTTGAGCCAGTCAAGCTCTCACGCCCACCTGATCAACAAGAACTACACATTTTATAGACTTCAATACAGGTGGCACATTGAAGGGCACTGCAGGTGTGTTACTTGCAGTCCTGTCAGTGGCCATTATTGTGTGCCCAGAGCCACCAGTCAGTCTTTTAAAGGCTCTTTGTATGCCTTTTACCACCGGGGATTACAAACGTGTTTTCAGGAGGAGATAACAAAAGTGTGTAACTAAAGAGAGCACCCTTATAGGTCGTCTCCCTCggcagagctgaagctgctcctgCGGCTGCTGTCCTTGGACGCAGCTCCGGGCGAGCCCGCCGAGAGGAGCGGGTCGGTGCCAAAGGGCGAGAGTGGGTCGTCCATCAGGATCTCGTCCAGCCGATGCTCCTCCTTGAGCGTGGCGCTGAAGAAGTCTGTGAAGTGGGACAGCGGGTCGGAGAATGTGGTGCAGCCGTCAGCGCCGGGGATGTGATCTTGCGGGCCGCTGGCAGTGGGAATGGATGGCACTCCAGTCACCACTATCCTCTGCAGGTAGTCGCTGTTGGCGTCCTCCTGGTAGAGGGGAGGCTGCTGGGGTTGCTGGGCCTGGGGAgacgactgctgctgctgctgctgctgctgctgctgtttgaggagaTGGGAGGATAGCTCAACTGACCCCAAAGCTGTAGCCATGTTTGGGAGGCCATGTGCTCGTGCTTGGATCTCAAGCTCCTGGAgaacaaaggcagaaaaactATGAGTTTAAGATCTATTTCTGAGCTGTTAGGTAAAGTAAAATACCTCCACACCCATTACATGTTATTCCAGATAAGGCCTGAATAAATActcaaaaatgtgcaaatgctGAACAAAGGTAATGTCCTTAAATATGAGCAGAGGCGATTGGGGCAGTCGCCACCACACCTTCTCCACATCTCCTCCACATACTGAGGTCAGGTTGCAGGGAGCTGCACTTGGGGAATTTTGGTGTTGACACAGACtcttcccacacacacgcacacacacacacacacacacacacacacacacacacacacacacacacacacacacacacacacacacttatcacTGAGTATATGATCAGCACTCGTCATCACAAAGCCTGTTTGACCTTTGATAGCTGTCCTTTTATCGTCAGTGGCGGTCAGTGTTTCCTGGATAGTTTTGTCACCTTGGAAGATGATTACAGTTCCCATCATTGGAGTCAACTCAGAGAAACCACAATGTGTACATGCGGCcctctgtgcatgcatgcgtcaTTAAGTATATCTTCAGGTGGTGCTCATATTCTGTTTCTGACCTGCACTGTAAGAGCTGCGGTCATTGTCCTCATTCAGCAGATAATTGACGGGGGGAAGTGGAAGGACCTCATGTAAACAACAGTAGTGTGGGGGTGGGTGTCTAATTTAGGTTTGGAAAGCTTTGAAGGTGGAAATTAGTTTACGTTGTTGGGTCGTAAAGCTTTGGAGGTGGAAATTAGTGGAGGTGTAAAGCACCCCAGGATGATTGAGTCAGTTGGGGCTGACAGCTCTGTCTGAGCTCTGTCTTGAACCAAGTAATCTTTGGCACAATGAAACAGGCCCGTTAGAAGCCTGGAGGAGGCTTTTAAATAACTCAATGGTGTGAAAATGTTCACCTGAAGTGCGAAAGCATTAGTGGAACATTAGTGAGTTAACTGGCCAACCCTTTGTGTTAAGGCGTAAACTAAAATTTATGAGGAGGAACACTGGTTTTGTGTTAAATACTGTTAAAGAACACTATACACTGCATGCTAAGTTTGTCTAACATATGGAGAATTAAAATttgaaataatacattttttgcacagaataaatgtcacaataatattttacttgttttaacaGATAAAGATTTATGAGATGAGAAAGTCttcactcactttttttttatttctgagtGTGTTATCACTGTGTGTACTACCAAAACACACTAAACCCATTCAGAGTCTTAGGCTTTATTACCTGGATCCTCAGCAGCAGTCTCCTGTTGGCTTGCTCCAGCTTCTTCTGACGGCTCTCCAGCTCCCGAGcgtgctgctgctccttctgcAGCCACCGTATGTACTCCACCGAGGCCTTCAGGATAGTGCCTTTGTTCCAGCGCATGTCACTGCAGAAAGAAGAAATGTTAAAGATAATCTTTTACACAGAACTACCTGATGTCGGCAGAATATCctctgcaataaaaaaaaggggggtgggggggtgaaaGTTTTAACGCAGAGGTTTTTCCCCCCTTTATGATATGAATAAGAAATGGTGATTTACATGGGCCAATTATTCATCCTTGGACAGTACATGGGGACACTGAATGGAAATTTTAATAGAATAGTTAAGTAGCTATGTGGAAAGTCCATTCTCGTACCTCCTTGTTCGGTAAAATTAATCCTCGAGTAAAAATAGGTGAGGGGAAAATGAGCTAAGTAGGAGTACAGGGGGGAAAATGGAGCATTGGACTCCGGGTGCCAGAGTGCAAGTCATTCTTTTGCAGATATTATTgcttttttcaaaaggaaagGGGAACTGCAGTAAAATTGTCCTTTTCCACAAGAGTGAGACGTTGGTCCAATCGGCGCTAATAATCTCTTTTATCCCGTGTTAATGGCACGACGACAACTCTAACCCCCCATTTAAATTTGAAGCAAAGTTCAATTGCAAAAGATGGCCGCCGGATTTCAATTCAGCGCCATGCTCCATCTCTATGTTCCAATTGTGCTTCAAACTTTGATTCAAATGGTGTGGCCTGCTTCTTTGCATTTGACCCTTTCCTCATCATTCATGCTTTGAGCTGAACTGCTGGGACCCAGCGAGAGGATGTACAGCTCTTGGAGCATAGACTACAATGGAAGTTCAAGTGCACCCTTGAAATATGACTGAAATGTGAGTACTCATTTGAATTCAATGAACAACGTTTAGagtgtctttgtgctttgaaTTTAATTCGCTCCCAAGCCACACAAGGTCTTGGAGCTGTTTCAGTGACATAAAGTGAAGCAAGGCGGGGGCATTGtttcaataaatacatttagatTTTGCAACTTACGGATCATTCGACTTTGGTATGAGTGTCCCCAGCTCTTTAATCCTGTAGTTGATGTtgtatcttcttcttctttcaactaagaccaaaaaaaagcatgagatgtttagggccttgtcagctgctgtgcttAAAGGCTAACAGTTTCCACATGAGGGGGTTGAAAGGCAGCGGGAGACACTTACTTAGATTATGGTTGtcctttttctgcctctctttggCCATAACTCTTGTGTCGTGTTCTGTCAAAGAAACAAATCACAGAGGGGAACAGATTGATTAGCAACGCACACTAATTTTGGAACTGAAAGACAACGAACACAACACCACAAAAGGTCCAGTCAGGATACACACAGTCAGTTGTTTTGAGGGAGTTCAGTGCCGGGGTCAGCCAGAATTTGGAGTTTCCGTGCATCAGCCCAAACAGACACACGTTTGacgtcctcacacacacacaaacacacacacacaccctgaaagAGCCCAATTTATCCCCCTCTAGCATGTGTGAAGCTCATTGTGGGGGGAAAAATGGTGATCACTTTTAAACTACTTACTCCGTAATTAAGACAGTCTAGCAAATTCACTAATCTGTCCGGGAGAGGGACAAATATGCCAGTGCATCCATATTTGTATTCACATTCTTCCAAATTACATAATTGGGGACCTGAGATTGGATTTCCCAATTTGTCTCTGTTGATTCAATCAAGACAATTTAAACTCTGTGTAACAGCCCATTGTCCCCTCCGCCCACACTCAAATGAAACAGATGGCAATTTACTTATTTGCCCGTCGAGAGTGAAGGGTTCTTCAGGCATACTTTCTATTTCCTAAATCAATTAGGCATCTTTGCTTGATGCATGACATTAATAAGAAATGTGTTAAAGGGCCCtttgttttcgttttttttttttttttttgcactgtgaCAGAGTCTACACGTTTCTCCGGCCTATTATCACAACTGATGACAAGCAGGACAGTGTTTGTCACACACTGGACGCAAATCAGCTTACATATTTGTCTGTTATTTGTCGGGAGACACGTAattggacagacacacacagcacattgcCTTTTCGAGCTAACACAGGTACTCCGTTCTTCTAAGCACCCATCCAGAGCTTCATTTGTAGAGAAATATGCAATGTTTCTTATTCAAATGCGAGCATGTAAGAATTCATTAATTGGTTAGTTGTTTGATCATCGCTATGGTATGAGTTCATACCTgtgtattccctttttacaGTGAGCTTTGTGGGGTTAGATGTGGGACTCATTCCACCATTAGGGGCGTTCATACCTTGTTCACCCCCATAGACGTCCAGCATGCTTCCACTGAGGGACACctgggaaggagagagaggacggggagggaaagaaagagggtCAGGGTCAGTCACAGGGGAAGCACGCccaaacatttgcatttcacacaCATCCCTCTCACACTTAAACACAAGCCACAACACAAATGGTAGCTTTTGGCTGCTGTGAGGCTTTGTTTAGTGTTGACAAGAGACGAGCGGAGTGATCAGAGCCTTGCTGAGAAGCTTGTCAGCCCGCAGGCTTCTGGCTGTGGACTTCCCAGCAGGGAGTTGTTGTGTCCACATGTCTCCCTCTGCAGGACTGGGCAGACCCAGTCCTATGTCTCGCATTGTTGCCATGTCGCCTTCTCATCT from Chaetodon trifascialis isolate fChaTrf1 chromosome 22, fChaTrf1.hap1, whole genome shotgun sequence includes:
- the tfec gene encoding transcription factor EC isoform X2 encodes the protein MFQSCSDNQWMTGQGDDGQGFYDSGPHPHSWPQFYHPRPSGTVHHPRSQYPYGKAYTRTQTPVWHQSQNTWKVHSHLENSKFHLHQTQNQQVKQYLTLGSKQGHAVTHPHTPGQPLATVPVMRNGHMASVSDGSNPNSPVTLLTMANHDSEFPMDEVIDDLISLESGFNDGGLDCMEPNIIMQNNVSLSGSMLDVYGGEQEHDTRVMAKERQKKDNHNLIERRRRYNINYRIKELGTLIPKSNDPDMRWNKGTILKASVEYIRWLQKEQQHARELESRQKKLEQANRRLLLRIQELEIQARAHGLPNMATALGSVELSSHLLKQQQQQQQQQQSSPQAQQPQQPPLYQEDANSDYLQRIVVTGVPSIPTASGPQDHIPGADGCTTFSDPLSHFTDFFSATLKEEHRLDEILMDDPLSPFGTDPLLSAGSPGAASKDSSRRSSFSSAEGDDL
- the tfec gene encoding transcription factor EC isoform X1, with translation MFQSCSDNQWMTGQGDDGQGFYDSGPHPHSWPQFYHPRPSGTVHHPRSQYPYGKAYTRTQTPVWHQSQNTWKVHSHLENSKFHLHQTQNQQVKQYLTLGSKQGHAVTHPHTPGQPLATVPVMRNGHMASVSDGSNPNSPVTLLTMANHDSEFPMDEVIDDLISLESGFNDGGLDCMEPNIIMQNNVSLSGSMLDVYGGEQGMNAPNGGMSPTSNPTKLTVKREYTEHDTRVMAKERQKKDNHNLIERRRRYNINYRIKELGTLIPKSNDPDMRWNKGTILKASVEYIRWLQKEQQHARELESRQKKLEQANRRLLLRIQELEIQARAHGLPNMATALGSVELSSHLLKQQQQQQQQQQSSPQAQQPQQPPLYQEDANSDYLQRIVVTGVPSIPTASGPQDHIPGADGCTTFSDPLSHFTDFFSATLKEEHRLDEILMDDPLSPFGTDPLLSAGSPGAASKDSSRRSSFSSAEGDDL
- the tfec gene encoding transcription factor EC isoform X3 is translated as MPHLTDCSYYTMRDATRASNVHSHLENSKFHLHQTQNQQVKQYLTLGSKQGHAVTHPHTPGQPLATVPVMRNGHMASVSDGSNPNSPVTLLTMANHDSEFPMDEVIDDLISLESGFNDGGLDCMEPNIIMQNNVSLSGSMLDVYGGEQEHDTRVMAKERQKKDNHNLIERRRRYNINYRIKELGTLIPKSNDPDMRWNKGTILKASVEYIRWLQKEQQHARELESRQKKLEQANRRLLLRIQELEIQARAHGLPNMATALGSVELSSHLLKQQQQQQQQQQSSPQAQQPQQPPLYQEDANSDYLQRIVVTGVPSIPTASGPQDHIPGADGCTTFSDPLSHFTDFFSATLKEEHRLDEILMDDPLSPFGTDPLLSAGSPGAASKDSSRRSSFSSAEGDDL
- the tfec gene encoding transcription factor EC isoform X4, with translation MSRCVVKVITLTEIQLLQVHSHLENSKFHLHQTQNQQVKQYLTLGSKQGHAVTHPHTPGQPLATVPVMRNGHMASVSDGSNPNSPVTLLTMANHDSEFPMDEVIDDLISLESGFNDGGLDCMEPNIIMQNNVSLSGSMLDVYGGEQEHDTRVMAKERQKKDNHNLIERRRRYNINYRIKELGTLIPKSNDPDMRWNKGTILKASVEYIRWLQKEQQHARELESRQKKLEQANRRLLLRIQELEIQARAHGLPNMATALGSVELSSHLLKQQQQQQQQQQSSPQAQQPQQPPLYQEDANSDYLQRIVVTGVPSIPTASGPQDHIPGADGCTTFSDPLSHFTDFFSATLKEEHRLDEILMDDPLSPFGTDPLLSAGSPGAASKDSSRRSSFSSAEGDDL
- the tfec gene encoding transcription factor EC isoform X5; protein product: MRNGHMASVSDGSNPNSPVTLLTMANHDSEVSLSGSMLDVYGGEQGMNAPNGGMSPTSNPTKLTVKREYTEHDTRVMAKERQKKDNHNLIERRRRYNINYRIKELGTLIPKSNDPDMRWNKGTILKASVEYIRWLQKEQQHARELESRQKKLEQANRRLLLRIQELEIQARAHGLPNMATALGSVELSSHLLKQQQQQQQQQQSSPQAQQPQQPPLYQEDANSDYLQRIVVTGVPSIPTASGPQDHIPGADGCTTFSDPLSHFTDFFSATLKEEHRLDEILMDDPLSPFGTDPLLSAGSPGAASKDSSRRSSFSSAEGDDL